A part of Paraliobacillus zengyii genomic DNA contains:
- a CDS encoding GTP pyrophosphokinase — translation MNWEAFLAPYVQVVEELKVKLKGIRAQYEFESKHSPIEFVTGRVKPVTSIIEKTRSKNMSFDKIEEEMQDIAGVRVVCQFVDDIYGIVRMLQARNDFKIVEEKDYIEREKDSGYRSYHMIIRYPVATLRGEKQIIAEIQIRTLAMNFWATNEHSLNYKYDGQIPTDVKARLKRAAEAAFKLDEEMAKIKDEVQEAQRIYHRKRVYIKNEEGGQS, via the coding sequence GTGAATTGGGAAGCTTTTTTGGCCCCTTATGTGCAAGTCGTCGAAGAACTAAAAGTGAAATTAAAAGGTATAAGAGCGCAGTATGAATTTGAATCGAAACATTCACCCATTGAATTTGTAACCGGTCGAGTAAAGCCAGTAACAAGTATTATTGAAAAGACGCGTAGTAAAAACATGTCGTTTGATAAAATAGAAGAAGAGATGCAAGATATTGCTGGAGTTCGCGTTGTTTGTCAATTTGTTGATGATATTTATGGTATTGTTAGAATGCTACAAGCTCGAAATGACTTTAAAATTGTAGAAGAGAAAGATTACATAGAGAGAGAAAAAGATAGTGGTTATCGATCCTATCATATGATTATTCGTTATCCTGTCGCGACACTGCGTGGAGAGAAACAAATAATTGCAGAAATTCAAATTCGTACACTTGCGATGAATTTCTGGGCTACAAATGAACATTCATTAAATTATAAATATGATGGACAGATACCAACCGATGTAAAAGCTCGATTAAAACGAGCTGCTGAAGCTGCATTTAAATTGGATGAAGAAATGGCCAAGATAAAAGATGAAGTACAAGAAGCACAACGTATTTATCATAGAAAAAGAGTTTACATAAAAAATGAAGAAGGAGGCCAATCGTAA
- a CDS encoding globin — protein sequence MTNTNSIYEAIGGHIKVENLVHAFYRRVGKHPDLIPIFPEDLTETARKQTQFLIQFFGGPSLYNEEHGHPMLRRRHLPFTITPTRKDAWLACMNEALEEVNIEEPYRTIIYERLTKTAHHMMNTPERTKGESL from the coding sequence ATGACAAACACTAATTCCATATATGAAGCAATTGGTGGACATATTAAAGTAGAGAATTTGGTGCATGCTTTTTATCGTCGTGTCGGTAAGCATCCTGATCTGATTCCAATTTTTCCAGAAGATTTAACTGAAACAGCTAGAAAACAAACACAATTCTTAATTCAATTTTTTGGAGGTCCTTCTTTATATAATGAAGAACATGGACACCCCATGCTGAGAAGAAGACATTTACCCTTTACTATAACCCCAACAAGAAAAGATGCTTGGTTAGCTTGTATGAACGAAGCGTTAGAAGAAGTTAATATAGAAGAACCCTATCGAACAATCATATATGAAAGACTAACGAAAACAGCACACCATATGATGAATACACCTGAGAGAACGAAAGGAGAATCGTTGTGA
- the pepF gene encoding oligoendopeptidase F, whose translation MAKANQKLQTRDEVAIENTWRLEDIFITDEEWQAELEALKKVIPKFTEYQGKLAASADQLYSLLILQDEVSERIGKLYTYAHMRYDQDTTNSIYQAINSKAENLITQFSSAMSFIVPEILDMGEKTLETFYEKKPELKHYQHALGEITRQKEHILSEKEEVLLAEVSEVTGNAAQTFGMLNNADLRFPMVKNDDGEEVELTHGRYINFLESDKPKVRREAFKAVYGTYGSYINTFASTLSGAVKKHNFNAKVRNYDSARQAALDNNNIPETVYDNLVEAVNDRLDLMHRYVALRKRVLKLDELHMYDLYTPLVKDVSMKYSYTEAQEHILKGLAPLGEEYVGRIQEGFTNRWVDVEENKGKRSGAYSSGAYGTNPYILMNWQSNLNNLFTLGHELGHSLHSYYTRENQAFRYGDYSIFVAEVASTCNESLLNEYMIEQTNDDKEKLFLLNHFLEGFRGTVFRQTMFAEFEHIIHQLDQKGEALTPDKLTEEYYALNKKYFGDEIVSDEEIGLEWARIPHFYYNYYVYQYATGYAAAQSLASQILKEKQPAVDRYLDFLKAGSSDYPIEVLKKAGVDMTDKQPILQALDVFEAKLKEMETLLDKVE comes from the coding sequence TTGGCAAAAGCAAACCAAAAGTTACAAACGAGAGATGAAGTAGCAATTGAAAATACGTGGAGATTGGAAGATATTTTTATTACAGATGAAGAGTGGCAAGCAGAGTTAGAAGCACTTAAGAAAGTTATTCCAAAGTTTACTGAGTATCAAGGCAAACTTGCTGCATCAGCAGACCAACTATACAGCTTATTAATTTTACAAGATGAAGTGTCGGAACGAATTGGTAAGCTTTATACATATGCGCATATGCGCTATGATCAAGATACTACAAATTCAATTTATCAGGCGATTAATTCAAAAGCTGAGAATTTGATAACGCAGTTTTCTAGTGCTATGAGTTTTATTGTTCCTGAAATCTTAGATATGGGTGAGAAGACGCTTGAAACTTTTTATGAAAAGAAACCTGAATTAAAGCATTATCAACACGCATTAGGAGAGATCACAAGACAAAAAGAACATATTTTAAGCGAAAAAGAAGAAGTGTTACTTGCTGAGGTATCAGAAGTAACTGGTAATGCTGCACAAACGTTTGGTATGTTAAATAATGCAGATTTAAGATTCCCAATGGTTAAAAATGACGATGGGGAAGAAGTAGAATTAACACATGGTCGCTATATTAACTTTTTAGAGTCGGATAAACCAAAAGTAAGACGTGAGGCATTCAAAGCTGTATATGGTACTTACGGAAGTTATATCAACACGTTTGCTTCAACTTTATCAGGAGCAGTTAAAAAACATAATTTTAATGCAAAAGTTCGAAATTATGACTCAGCTCGTCAAGCTGCATTGGATAACAACAATATTCCCGAGACAGTATATGATAATCTAGTTGAAGCTGTAAATGATCGACTTGATTTAATGCATCGTTATGTTGCATTAAGAAAGCGTGTGCTTAAATTAGATGAATTGCATATGTATGATTTATACACACCGCTCGTTAAAGATGTTTCAATGAAATATAGCTATACAGAAGCACAAGAGCACATCTTAAAAGGTTTGGCCCCATTAGGCGAGGAATATGTCGGACGCATACAAGAAGGGTTCACAAACCGCTGGGTTGATGTTGAAGAGAACAAAGGCAAAAGAAGTGGAGCCTATTCTTCTGGTGCATATGGAACCAATCCGTATATTCTAATGAATTGGCAGAGTAACTTAAATAATCTATTTACATTAGGTCATGAGCTTGGTCACTCGTTGCATAGCTATTATACAAGAGAAAATCAAGCTTTCCGTTATGGAGATTATTCAATTTTCGTTGCAGAGGTTGCTTCAACATGTAATGAGTCGTTACTGAATGAATACATGATTGAACAAACAAACGATGATAAAGAGAAATTATTCTTACTGAATCATTTCCTTGAAGGATTTCGTGGTACTGTATTCAGACAGACAATGTTTGCTGAATTTGAACATATAATTCATCAGCTAGATCAAAAAGGTGAAGCGTTAACTCCAGATAAGTTAACGGAAGAATACTATGCTTTAAATAAAAAATATTTTGGCGATGAAATTGTATCTGATGAAGAAATTGGTTTAGAGTGGGCTAGAATCCCTCATTTTTATTATAATTACTATGTTTACCAGTATGCGACAGGGTATGCTGCTGCACAGTCATTAGCTTCACAAATTCTTAAAGAGAAACAGCCAGCGGTTGATCGTTATCTTGATTTTCTGAAAGCTGGTAGCAGTGACTATCCGATTGAAGTTCTGAAAAAGGCTGGGGTAGATATGACGGATAAGCAACCAATTTTACAAGCATTAGATGTTTTTGAAGCGAAATTAAAAGAGATGGAAACATTGTTAGACAAAGTGGAATAA
- a CDS encoding NAD kinase, producing the protein MKFSITSKGDHKSESIKALMCQYLADFDLEYDDREPDLAISVGGDGTFLQAFQTYSTRLDKTAFIGVHTGHLGFYADWVPEEIEQLVIEIAKNPYQIVEYPLLSMLIHSENGTVERHLALNETSIKKVEGSVVLDVTIKGEHFERFRGDGLCISTPSGSTAYNKALGGAIIHPSLPSLQITEMSSINNRVYRTIGSSLILPKHHICEFLPVEDNQSFLITIDHITKSVMNIKAIECKVAKEKIRFARYRPFPFWKRVRDSFISDDR; encoded by the coding sequence ATGAAGTTTTCGATCACATCTAAAGGTGACCATAAGTCAGAAAGTATTAAAGCTTTAATGTGTCAGTACTTAGCAGATTTTGATTTGGAATATGATGATAGAGAACCAGATTTAGCAATCTCAGTAGGTGGAGATGGGACATTCCTACAAGCCTTCCAAACATATAGCACACGATTAGATAAAACAGCTTTTATCGGGGTCCATACTGGCCATCTAGGTTTTTATGCGGATTGGGTACCTGAGGAAATAGAACAATTAGTAATTGAAATAGCTAAAAACCCGTACCAAATTGTCGAATACCCGTTATTATCCATGCTGATTCATTCTGAGAATGGAACAGTTGAACGCCACTTAGCTTTAAATGAAACGTCAATAAAAAAAGTAGAAGGTTCTGTTGTCTTGGACGTTACTATTAAGGGAGAGCATTTCGAACGATTTCGCGGTGATGGATTATGTATATCGACACCATCGGGTAGTACTGCCTATAATAAGGCATTAGGTGGTGCTATTATCCATCCATCATTACCATCTTTACAGATCACGGAGATGTCATCCATTAATAACAGGGTTTATCGTACAATTGGTTCTTCCTTAATCTTACCGAAGCATCATATATGTGAGTTTTTACCTGTTGAAGATAACCAGAGTTTCTTAATTACAATTGATCATATTACGAAAAGTGTGATGAATATTAAAGCAATTGAATGTAAAGTAGCCAAAGAAAAAATTCGGTTTGCAAGGTATCGTCCTTTTCCATTTTGGAAACGAGTACGTGATTCGTTTATTTCAGATGATCGTTAA
- a CDS encoding RluA family pseudouridine synthase produces MKWYVKKDENQMLLREYLRDVQGFSRRIVKGIKFQGGTLLVNGEFVTVRKVLKQGDLVEVSFPPEHHGMYLKPEPVPLHIIYEDDDVMVIDKDPNIATIPSNHHPTGTVANGILHHYAMHNINYTVHIVTRLDRDTSGLLLVAKHRLSHSVLADGQKRGDVARRYQAIIPGHMVIREGTIDQPIGRKPGSIVERIVDENGKPSITHYQVLEETAAYTLLHVALETGRTHQIRVHFAHLGHPLLGDKLYGGDTKLMKRQALHCVSLAFNHPITKERHTFTSSLPEDMKQIIQQEKS; encoded by the coding sequence GTGAAATGGTATGTTAAAAAAGATGAGAATCAAATGCTTTTACGAGAATATTTAAGAGACGTACAAGGTTTTTCACGTAGAATTGTCAAAGGGATAAAATTTCAAGGTGGAACCCTTTTAGTGAATGGAGAATTTGTTACAGTTAGAAAGGTGTTAAAACAAGGTGATCTTGTAGAAGTTTCTTTTCCACCAGAACATCACGGTATGTATTTGAAACCTGAACCAGTACCGCTTCATATTATCTATGAAGACGATGATGTTATGGTGATTGATAAAGATCCAAATATTGCAACGATCCCATCGAATCATCATCCAACTGGAACGGTTGCCAATGGGATTTTACATCATTATGCAATGCACAACATTAACTACACGGTACATATTGTAACGCGTTTAGACCGTGATACATCTGGTCTATTACTTGTAGCGAAGCATCGATTAAGTCATTCGGTTTTGGCAGACGGTCAAAAGCGAGGGGATGTTGCACGAAGATATCAGGCAATTATTCCTGGACATATGGTAATAAGAGAAGGAACTATCGATCAACCAATCGGTCGTAAACCTGGCTCTATTGTAGAACGAATAGTAGATGAAAATGGAAAGCCGTCGATAACGCATTATCAAGTGCTTGAGGAAACAGCAGCATATACACTTTTACATGTTGCTTTGGAAACGGGAAGAACACATCAAATCCGTGTCCATTTTGCCCATCTGGGTCATCCTTTACTAGGAGATAAATTATATGGAGGAGATACTAAACTAATGAAAAGACAAGCATTGCATTGTGTTTCATTAGCTTTTAATCACCCAATAACAAAAGAGAGACACACATTTACTTCTTCGTTACCAGAAGATATGAAACAAATAATCCAACAAGAAAAGTCATGA
- a CDS encoding ClpXP adapter SpxH family protein, translating into MSWNSNGPSSNVQDLEVKKQFGYFDLLKKPVEIYLFVDPLCPECWALEPIIKKLTLEYGRLFTIRPILSGQLTSANQDAIEKHNYLKEVWEKTSSRTGMCCDGDLWLEDPITYPSIVSIAIKAAELQGKKAGKKFLRKIQEHAFINKKDISKERNLLACAEEAELDLDEFKKDLYSNSAKKALQCDLKLANEMEVDYIPSIVFFNETENEEGLKLSGEYSYEVYVNVLQQMLQKDVKASEKPSLEAFSAHFQFFATKEVAVVYDWSNEKALKEMKKLQLKRLVKQVPVKHGYFWKYIG; encoded by the coding sequence GTGAGCTGGAATTCAAATGGGCCATCATCCAACGTTCAGGATCTTGAAGTAAAGAAACAATTTGGATACTTTGATCTTCTGAAAAAGCCTGTAGAAATCTACCTCTTTGTTGATCCTCTTTGCCCTGAATGTTGGGCCTTAGAACCAATTATAAAGAAACTAACATTGGAATATGGACGTTTATTTACGATTAGGCCAATTTTAAGTGGACAGTTGACATCAGCAAATCAAGATGCAATAGAAAAACACAACTATTTAAAAGAAGTATGGGAAAAGACTTCCTCTCGTACCGGAATGTGTTGTGATGGTGATTTGTGGTTAGAAGATCCAATAACATATCCCTCCATCGTTTCCATCGCAATCAAAGCAGCTGAACTACAGGGGAAAAAAGCAGGTAAGAAATTTTTACGAAAAATCCAAGAACATGCTTTTATTAACAAAAAGGATATATCTAAAGAAAGAAATCTGCTCGCCTGTGCCGAAGAGGCAGAATTGGATCTAGATGAATTCAAAAAAGACTTATATTCCAATTCAGCAAAAAAAGCGCTACAATGCGATTTGAAATTAGCCAATGAGATGGAAGTAGATTATATTCCTTCTATAGTGTTTTTTAATGAGACGGAAAATGAAGAGGGATTGAAATTATCAGGCGAATATTCTTATGAAGTATATGTAAATGTACTACAACAAATGCTTCAAAAGGATGTGAAAGCATCTGAAAAGCCTAGTTTAGAAGCCTTTTCTGCACATTTCCAATTTTTTGCTACAAAGGAAGTTGCAGTCGTTTATGATTGGTCAAACGAGAAAGCTTTAAAGGAAATGAAAAAGTTACAATTAAAACGGCTAGTAAAACAAGTACCTGTAAAACACGGATATTTTTGGAAATATATAGGTTGA
- the prpE gene encoding bis(5'-nucleosyl)-tetraphosphatase PrpE — protein sequence MKFDVIGDVHGCYDELHALFTDLGYERKNGIPYHPDKRTPVFLGDITDRGPKSIKTIDFVNRIVMEEKVGRYVPGNHCNKLYRYFLGNNVQISHGLETTVAEFQALSKDRQAQVKKQFVELYEQADLYESIPEVNAIVAHAGIREDLIGRKDKETAVFVLYGDITGKSHDDGRPERRDWAQDYHSDRWIVYGHTPVKEARRINQTINIDTGCVFGNKLTAFRLPEETLTAVPSQQPYIEEKFKYFE from the coding sequence ATGAAATTTGATGTAATTGGAGATGTTCACGGTTGCTATGATGAACTACACGCGTTATTTACAGACTTAGGTTATGAAAGGAAAAATGGTATACCTTATCATCCTGACAAGCGAACACCTGTATTTTTAGGGGATATTACGGATCGAGGCCCAAAATCAATTAAAACAATTGACTTTGTCAATCGTATTGTAATGGAAGAAAAAGTTGGCCGCTATGTACCAGGAAATCATTGCAATAAATTATATCGTTATTTCCTAGGCAATAATGTACAAATTTCGCATGGATTAGAAACAACTGTTGCTGAATTCCAAGCACTATCAAAGGATCGACAAGCTCAAGTAAAAAAACAATTTGTCGAACTTTATGAACAGGCTGATTTATATGAATCAATACCAGAAGTTAATGCAATTGTTGCCCATGCCGGCATCAGAGAAGATCTAATTGGTCGCAAGGATAAAGAAACTGCGGTCTTTGTTTTATATGGTGATATAACTGGTAAGAGTCATGATGATGGAAGACCTGAAAGAAGAGATTGGGCTCAAGATTACCATAGTGATCGTTGGATTGTTTATGGCCATACGCCTGTCAAAGAAGCACGAAGAATCAATCAAACAATAAATATCGATACAGGTTGCGTGTTCGGTAATAAATTAACTGCTTTTCGTTTACCAGAAGAAACATTAACAGCAGTACCATCACAACAACCCTACATCGAAGAAAAATTTAAATATTTCGAATGA
- a CDS encoding CYTH domain-containing protein yields the protein MVQEIEMESKNLLTEMEYNTLLDFFELRKEDAHSQTNHYFETPDFQLKNKGAALRIRKKKDKWQLTLKEPYQDGLLETHDNLTEQEANSWINNKLIAKPAVKQQLDGLGIDFQALSYGGSLTTHRTELPYKQALLVIDYSIYNNMFDYELEIESDTKEKSEKLLHQLINQFHITKKPTPNKIERFYHSLENR from the coding sequence TTGGTACAAGAAATCGAAATGGAAAGTAAAAATTTATTAACGGAAATGGAATACAACACGTTATTAGATTTTTTTGAACTGCGTAAAGAAGATGCACATTCACAAACAAATCATTATTTTGAGACACCTGATTTTCAGTTAAAAAACAAAGGGGCCGCTTTAAGAATTCGTAAAAAGAAAGATAAATGGCAACTTACATTAAAAGAGCCTTATCAAGATGGCTTATTAGAAACACATGATAACTTAACTGAACAGGAAGCAAATTCATGGATTAATAATAAACTAATTGCAAAACCTGCAGTTAAACAACAATTAGATGGCTTAGGAATCGACTTCCAAGCACTTTCTTACGGTGGTTCATTAACAACACATCGAACTGAATTACCGTATAAACAAGCCCTTCTTGTCATAGATTATAGTATATATAACAATATGTTCGATTATGAATTAGAAATTGAATCGGATACAAAGGAAAAAAGCGAAAAATTATTACACCAACTTATAAATCAATTTCATATCACTAAGAAACCAACGCCAAATAAAATTGAGCGGTTTTATCACTCATTAGAAAACAGATAA